A region of Sulfitobacter faviae DNA encodes the following proteins:
- a CDS encoding methylenetetrahydrofolate reductase, whose translation MTTPAVSFEVFPPRTVGAAFKLWDAAQALAPLAPRFFSVTYGAGGTTRDLTHDSAHVLHRTSGLPVAGHLTCVGASRAETLDVADKFAEAGIKDIVALRGDPQAGTDKFVPHPEGFADSCELIEALAKTGKFTIRVGAYPDPHPEAADQQANIDWLKRKFDAGADEALTQFFFEAETFLRFRDACVKAGIDKPITPGILPVVNWTSARKFAVKCGTPVPEWVDQAYEAAIRDDRHDLLAQAMCTELCSELIDEGVDALHFYTLNRAELTRDVCRAIGVTPQVDLSDVA comes from the coding sequence ATGACCACGCCTGCCGTTTCCTTCGAAGTCTTCCCGCCCCGCACCGTCGGCGCGGCGTTCAAACTGTGGGATGCGGCGCAGGCATTGGCCCCGCTGGCGCCGCGCTTCTTTTCCGTCACCTACGGCGCGGGCGGCACCACGCGCGATCTCACCCATGATTCGGCGCATGTGCTGCACCGCACCTCGGGCCTGCCCGTCGCAGGCCACCTGACCTGCGTCGGCGCCAGCCGGGCGGAGACGCTCGACGTGGCCGATAAATTCGCCGAAGCGGGCATCAAAGACATCGTCGCCCTGCGCGGCGACCCGCAAGCGGGCACCGACAAGTTCGTACCCCACCCCGAAGGCTTCGCCGACAGCTGCGAGCTGATCGAGGCGCTGGCGAAAACCGGCAAATTCACAATCCGCGTCGGCGCCTACCCCGACCCGCACCCCGAGGCGGCGGATCAGCAGGCCAATATCGACTGGCTGAAACGCAAGTTCGACGCGGGCGCGGATGAGGCGCTGACCCAGTTCTTCTTTGAGGCGGAGACCTTCCTGCGTTTCCGCGACGCCTGCGTAAAAGCGGGCATCGACAAGCCGATCACGCCGGGCATCCTGCCGGTGGTGAACTGGACTTCAGCCCGTAAATTCGCCGTCAAATGCGGCACGCCGGTCCCGGAATGGGTCGACCAAGCCTATGAGGCCGCGATCCGCGATGACCGGCACGATCTGCTGGCCCAAGCCATGTGCACCGAACTGTGCAGCGAGTTGATCGACGAAGGCGTGGATGCGCTGCATTTCTACACGCTCAACCGCGCGGAACTCACCCGCGATGTCTGCCGCGCCATCGGTGTGACCCCGCAGGTCGATCTCTCGGACGTCGCGTAA